The nucleotide sequence ACTGCGCCCGATGAATCATTAGCGCCTCGATTAACGACACCGGCAAGATGAAGCTCCGCTTGCTTCCCTTCGTCTTTAGTGTCGCCTTCAACTTGCCGCGCCAAACGCCATGCGTCAGCGACAGCCTCCGATTCTCAAAGTCCACATTCAGCCAGCGCAGCGCCAGCCCTTCCCCGGCGCGGATCGTCAGGATTGACAACAAGGCGATGAACAGGCGATGCGCTGGCGGCAGCTTGGCGAGTATCTGCCGCACCACTTCCGGCCTGAGCACCGGCTTTTCGACTTTCTCACACTCCGGCTTGTGCAGCTTCTTGCGCAGCGGCTTGTTTTCAATGATCTCGTAATCCACCGCCACGTCAAACATCGTGTTTAACAGCCCGTAGACGTTGGATACGGTTTTAGGTTTTGCCTTGCCAGAAAGCGAGTCGAAGAAATCGGTCAATCCTCCTGGCGTGATTTGCGATAGCGGAGCGTCGCCAAACACCGGCAGCAAGTGTGCCTTGATGATGCTGTCGTAGCTGGCGACGGTTGAAGGTTCCATATTGCGTTTGCTCACATAAGACGCCCAGCGCGTCTTGATGAATTGAGCGAAGGTGATTGCCGAATCCGAGACGGCGAACCTCGGATTGTTGTTCCTGGCGTTGATCTGCTCCATAAACGGCTCGGCTGCGCGCTTCGCCGCCTTCTTGTCGTTGCGGTCGGTGAATTGTTTAAACGTTTCGACCTCACGCCTTTGAATCATCTTTCCCGCTTCTCTGACGCGATAAATCAGCGTCCATTGTCCCTGATGCCATTGCAGGCATCCTCTCTGGTAGCTGCTGCGAGCCATCACATTCCTCCTATGATGGCCCGTATTCTGTTTTTCGGCTGTACTATACATCTTACGATTCTTGAGTGTCGAAAGGTTCAAGATCGACGCCGAGATATTCAAGCCAATTTCTGAATGCCCGCGATTGCGTGTCATAGCGATAAGGGCGCACATTGGGCAGGCG is from Blastocatellia bacterium and encodes:
- a CDS encoding tyrosine-type recombinase/integrase; translation: MARSSYQRGCLQWHQGQWTLIYRVREAGKMIQRREVETFKQFTDRNDKKAAKRAAEPFMEQINARNNNPRFAVSDSAITFAQFIKTRWASYVSKRNMEPSTVASYDSIIKAHLLPVFGDAPLSQITPGGLTDFFDSLSGKAKPKTVSNVYGLLNTMFDVAVDYEIIENKPLRKKLHKPECEKVEKPVLRPEVVRQILAKLPPAHRLFIALLSILTIRAGEGLALRWLNVDFENRRLSLTHGVWRGKLKATLKTKGSKRSFILPVSLIEALMIHRAQSAFSKDEDFIFPNAVGGPLEPGNFRKRVLYPVMDELKIKREDRKYGLHILRHTAATVLHEQTGDIEVAQRALGHARRSTTEDVYDHTERIVDEETTSILVRVIIGDSGILHSEAVN